One Methylosarcina fibrata AML-C10 DNA segment encodes these proteins:
- a CDS encoding OmpH family outer membrane protein: MKTKIALFLGLLLIANVSFAELKVGVVNMPTILKETPQTEKALKRLEQEFSPRKKQLDTQLNEIKSLDEKLSRDASIMSDSERGSLEKKILNKKRDFERTKEETSYDFNARRNEELGKLQRRIVEAIQAIAKEQNFDLILIDGVIFASDKIDITAQVQKKLSSMPE, from the coding sequence ATGAAAACAAAAATTGCCTTATTTTTAGGATTGTTGCTGATCGCAAACGTGAGCTTTGCCGAATTAAAGGTCGGCGTCGTCAACATGCCCACCATTCTCAAAGAGACTCCTCAAACGGAAAAAGCCCTTAAACGTTTGGAACAGGAATTTTCTCCCAGAAAAAAGCAATTGGATACGCAACTGAATGAAATCAAGAGCCTGGACGAAAAATTGAGCAGAGATGCGTCCATCATGAGCGACTCGGAACGCGGAAGCCTGGAAAAAAAGATACTCAACAAGAAAAGAGATTTCGAAAGAACGAAAGAGGAAACCAGTTACGACTTTAATGCCCGCCGTAACGAAGAACTCGGCAAATTGCAGCGCCGTATCGTTGAAGCTATTCAGGCGATCGCCAAGGAGCAAAATTTCGACTTGATATTAATTGACGGAGTTATTTTTGCCAGCGACAAGATAGACATCACGGCTCAGGTTCAGAAAAAACTGTCAAGCATGCCGGAATAA
- the fabZ gene encoding 3-hydroxyacyl-ACP dehydratase FabZ — MSVKLDILQIQDFLPHRYPFLLVDKVIECEPGIRLLGVKNVTYNEPFFQGHFPQRPVMPGVLILEALAQTTGLLASETSPDVLRGMIYYLVGIDKAKFKRPVVPGDQLMLEAKFLKSKRNIWAFDCCAEVDGEFVASAEIRCAAVVD; from the coding sequence ATGTCCGTTAAACTAGATATTTTACAAATACAAGATTTTTTGCCGCACCGGTATCCGTTTTTATTGGTTGACAAGGTGATAGAGTGCGAACCAGGAATCAGGCTGTTAGGCGTTAAAAACGTGACTTACAACGAACCTTTTTTCCAAGGGCATTTTCCGCAAAGACCGGTCATGCCCGGCGTCCTCATTCTAGAAGCCCTGGCACAAACGACCGGCCTGTTGGCTTCGGAAACGTCACCCGACGTGTTGCGCGGCATGATCTATTATTTGGTCGGCATCGATAAAGCGAAGTTCAAAAGACCGGTCGTTCCGGGTGATCAATTAATGCTGGAAGCTAAATTCCTTAAGAGCAAACGCAACATCTGGGCTTTTGATTGCTGCGCGGAAGTGGACGGCGAATTTGTGGCAAGCGCGGAAATCCGATGCGCTGCGGTGGTGGATTAG